A single genomic interval of Candidatus Edwardsbacteria bacterium harbors:
- a CDS encoding TlpA family protein disulfide reductase: MMRLATCCLLLVGVFAPILAAESAVPELIGKPAPIVVLKTLDGKDFYLRDYCGKIRGPRHRQEREVVVLSFFTSWCKNCKNEIPVLQQLASEMAGLPVKFYLVNVGQPRDTVENYVFQNVTTLPVLMDQYEVASKKYKVKELPTLVMIDQDGILREYHTGFLPAYGDSIRLKVRSLLGMGQAGNSGHAAVKPDSTMANTVKVAPKPVVKKKKTKK; this comes from the coding sequence ATGATGCGCTTAGCAACCTGCTGTCTTTTATTGGTCGGTGTTTTCGCACCTATTTTGGCCGCCGAGAGTGCGGTCCCGGAACTGATCGGCAAGCCGGCCCCGATCGTAGTTCTGAAAACGCTTGACGGAAAGGATTTCTACCTGCGGGATTATTGCGGGAAGATCAGGGGGCCGCGCCATAGGCAGGAACGGGAGGTAGTGGTTCTCAGTTTTTTTACCTCCTGGTGCAAGAACTGCAAAAACGAAATACCGGTGCTTCAGCAGTTGGCCTCGGAGATGGCCGGACTTCCGGTAAAGTTCTACCTGGTCAATGTCGGCCAGCCCCGGGATACCGTGGAAAACTACGTGTTCCAGAACGTGACCACCCTGCCGGTGTTGATGGACCAGTATGAGGTGGCCTCAAAGAAATACAAGGTCAAGGAGCTGCCCACCCTGGTGATGATAGACCAGGATGGCATTTTAAGGGAATACCACACCGGGTTCCTCCCGGCCTACGGCGACAGCATCAGGCTTAAGGTCCGATCTTTGCTGGGCATGGGCCAGGCGGGAAACTCGGGACATGCAGCGGTCAAGCCGGATTCAACCATGGCGAATACCGTAAAGGTGGCACCGAAGCCGGTGGTT